One window of Triticum dicoccoides isolate Atlit2015 ecotype Zavitan chromosome 5A, WEW_v2.0, whole genome shotgun sequence genomic DNA carries:
- the LOC119301099 gene encoding protein IQ-DOMAIN 14-like isoform X2, protein MERKKKGWFERIKRLFISEPKQKPKPDKKVKSKRWLVGKLKTQHSFALPAPEPEPATGQIQIRHAEEEQSKHAVAVALASAAAAEAAVAAAHAAAEVVRLTGPPSPAPAREDPASSGHELFAAVAIQSAYRGYLARRALRALKGLVRLQAVIRGQAVRRQTATTLRGLESLVKIQARQRARADVEHEQEHSHDGMDALLRRGRELYAAALQEQQQSSRGWDGSTLSKEEMGAVMRSREEAAIKRVRALQYASIQNEKIGIRRQPMSRDEMETLNQRWSWLEEWVGSQPFDKDVAVDVVTHPHPPPPRSRDSLACLEDDDDRDDDGYGRRLGYSSRRSFGRARRTPGRGSIDDGLQACSPAVAFPGYMASTASAKAKFRSMSTPKERFAVPSDAYSEQCFADRLMSPIPSMSPMPSIASDMGFARSSRPPVAQRSPRVKGGPMTPSRIRSRRSPSRHSFGSEAALHQIQMEHYTPIR, encoded by the exons atggagaggaagaagaaggggtggTTCGAGCGCATCAAGAGGCTCTTCATCTCCGAGCCCAAGCAGAAACCCAAGCCAGACAAG AAGGTGAAGAGCAAGAGATGGCTGGTAGGGAAGCTCAAGACCCAGCACTCGTTTGCCCTGCCAGCTCCGGAGCCGGAGCCGGCGACGGGTCAGATTCAGATCAGGCACGCGGAGGAGGAGCAGAGCAAGCACGCGGTGGCGGTCGCGCTCGCCTCCGCAGCGGCCGCAGAGGCGGCCGTCGCGGCCGCCCACGCGGCCGCGGAGGTGGTCCGCCTCACAGGACCcccctcgccggcgccggcgcgtgaGGACCCCGCGTCTTCCGGCCACGAGCTGTTCGCCGCCGTCGCGATTCAGTCAGCCTACCGCGGATACCTC GCGCGGAGGGCACTGCGCGCGCTCAAGGGCCTGGTGAGGTTGCAGGCGGTGATCCGCGGGCAGGCGGTGCGGCGGCAGACGGCGACGACGCTGCGGGGCCTCGAGTCGCTGGTGAAGATCCAGGCCCGGCAGCGCGCCAGGGCCGACGTCGAGCACGAGCAGGAGCATTCCCACGACGGCATGGACGCCCTGCTGAGGAGAGGCCGGGAGCTGTACGCCGCCGCGCTGCAA GAGCAGCAGCAGAGCAGCCGGGGGTGGGACGGCAGCACCCTCTCCAAGGAAGAGATGGGCGCCGTGATGAGGAGCAGGGAGGAAGCCGCCATCAAGCGCGTGCGCGCGCTGCAGTACGCCTCCATCCAAAAC GAGAAGATCGGCATCAGGAGGCAGCCCATGTCCAGGGACGAGATGGAGACGCTCAACCAGCGCTGGAGCTGGCTGGAGGAGTGGGTCGGTTCGCAGCCCTTCGACAAGGACGTGGCCGTCGACGTGGTCACCCACCcccacccgccgccgcctcgctccaGGGACTCCCTTGCCTGCCTCGAGGACGACGACGACCGCGATGACGACGGCTACGGCAGGCGGCTCGGCTACTCGTCCAGGCGGTCCTTCGGCCGCGCCAGGCGCACGCCAGGGAGGGGGAGCATCGACGATGGGCTGCAGGCCTGCTCGCCGGCAGTGGCTTTCCCGGGGTACATGGCGTCCACGGCGTCCGCCAAGGCCAAGTTCCGGTCCATGAGCACGCCCAAGGAGCGCTTCGCCGTGCCATCCGACGCATACTCGGAGCAGTGCTTCGCCGACCGCCTCATGTCACCCATCCCGTCCATGTCGCCGATGCCGTCCATCGCCAGCGACATGGGCTTTGCTCGCTCCAGCAGGCCGCCGGTTGCGCAGCGTTCGCCGCGCGTCAAGGGGGGACCGATGACGCCGTCGAGGATCCGCTCCAGGAGGTCCCCGAGCCGCCACAGCTTCGGCTCTGAAGCCGCGCTGCACCAGATCCAGATGGAGCACTACACCCCTATTCGCTAG
- the LOC119301100 gene encoding probable diphthine methyl ester synthase, protein MLYIVGLGLGDERDITVRGLDAVRRCAKVYMEAYTSLLSLGLDPASLANLEKMYGKEITVADREMVEERADQMLSEAAEADVAFLVVGDPFGATTHTDLVVRAKNMGVEVKVIHNASVINAIGVCGLQLYRYGETISIPFFTETWRPDSFYEKIQNSRRLGLHTLCLLDIRVKEPTLESLCRGKKVYEPARFMTVNTAISQLLEVEELHGGSAYGPDSLCMGVARLGSDDQKIVAGPMKKLLDVDFGPPLHCLIIVGETHPVEQEMLEFYMIK, encoded by the exons ATGCTCTACATAGTCGGCCTCGGCCTCGGCGACGAGCGCGACATCACGGTGCGGGGGCTCGACGCCGTCCGCCGCTGCGCCAAGGTCTACATGGAGGCCTAcacctccctcctctctctcgGCCTCGACCCCGCCTCGCTCGCCAACCTC GAGAAGATGTACGGCAAGGAGATCACGGTCGCCGACCGCGAGATGGTAGAGGAGCGCGCGGACCAGATGCTGAGCGAGGCCGCGGAAGCCGACGTCGCCTTCCTCGTCGTCGGCGACCCGTTTGG GGCGACCACACACACTGATTTGGTTGTTCGTGCCAAGAACATGGGGGTAGAGGTTAAGGTTATCCACAATGCATCTGTCATCAATGCTATTGGCGTTTGTGGGTTGCAACTTTACCGCTATGGAGAGACCATCTCTATACCTTTCTTCACAGAGACATGGAGACCGGACAGTTTCTATGAGAAAATTCAGAACAGTCGTCGACTTGGCTTGCATACTCTTTGCCTACTAG ACATCCGTGTTAAGGAGCCAACACTTGAGTCCTTATGCAG AGGAAAGAAAGTGTACGAACCAGCAAGATTCATGACCGTGAACACTGCAATAAGTCAGCTTTTGGAGGTGGAGGAACTGCATGGGGGATCTG CATATGGTCCAGATTCGCTATGTATGGGTGTAGCTCGCCTTGGAAGCGATGATCAGAAGATTGTGGCTGGCcccatgaagaaactactagatgtTGATTTTGGACCACCCCTTCACTGTCTCATTATAGTGGGAGAGACTCACCCTGTGGAACAAGAGATGCTAGAATTCTACATGATCAAGTAG
- the LOC119301099 gene encoding protein IQ-DOMAIN 14-like isoform X1: MQCEQVPIIVLFACDIPEQIDRRMERKKKGWFERIKRLFISEPKQKPKPDKKVKSKRWLVGKLKTQHSFALPAPEPEPATGQIQIRHAEEEQSKHAVAVALASAAAAEAAVAAAHAAAEVVRLTGPPSPAPAREDPASSGHELFAAVAIQSAYRGYLARRALRALKGLVRLQAVIRGQAVRRQTATTLRGLESLVKIQARQRARADVEHEQEHSHDGMDALLRRGRELYAAALQEQQQSSRGWDGSTLSKEEMGAVMRSREEAAIKRVRALQYASIQNEKIGIRRQPMSRDEMETLNQRWSWLEEWVGSQPFDKDVAVDVVTHPHPPPPRSRDSLACLEDDDDRDDDGYGRRLGYSSRRSFGRARRTPGRGSIDDGLQACSPAVAFPGYMASTASAKAKFRSMSTPKERFAVPSDAYSEQCFADRLMSPIPSMSPMPSIASDMGFARSSRPPVAQRSPRVKGGPMTPSRIRSRRSPSRHSFGSEAALHQIQMEHYTPIR, encoded by the exons ATGCAATGCGAGCAGGTCCCCATCATTGTATTGTTCGCGTGTG ACATCCCAGAGCAGATAGACAGAAGaatggagaggaagaagaaggggtggTTCGAGCGCATCAAGAGGCTCTTCATCTCCGAGCCCAAGCAGAAACCCAAGCCAGACAAG AAGGTGAAGAGCAAGAGATGGCTGGTAGGGAAGCTCAAGACCCAGCACTCGTTTGCCCTGCCAGCTCCGGAGCCGGAGCCGGCGACGGGTCAGATTCAGATCAGGCACGCGGAGGAGGAGCAGAGCAAGCACGCGGTGGCGGTCGCGCTCGCCTCCGCAGCGGCCGCAGAGGCGGCCGTCGCGGCCGCCCACGCGGCCGCGGAGGTGGTCCGCCTCACAGGACCcccctcgccggcgccggcgcgtgaGGACCCCGCGTCTTCCGGCCACGAGCTGTTCGCCGCCGTCGCGATTCAGTCAGCCTACCGCGGATACCTC GCGCGGAGGGCACTGCGCGCGCTCAAGGGCCTGGTGAGGTTGCAGGCGGTGATCCGCGGGCAGGCGGTGCGGCGGCAGACGGCGACGACGCTGCGGGGCCTCGAGTCGCTGGTGAAGATCCAGGCCCGGCAGCGCGCCAGGGCCGACGTCGAGCACGAGCAGGAGCATTCCCACGACGGCATGGACGCCCTGCTGAGGAGAGGCCGGGAGCTGTACGCCGCCGCGCTGCAA GAGCAGCAGCAGAGCAGCCGGGGGTGGGACGGCAGCACCCTCTCCAAGGAAGAGATGGGCGCCGTGATGAGGAGCAGGGAGGAAGCCGCCATCAAGCGCGTGCGCGCGCTGCAGTACGCCTCCATCCAAAAC GAGAAGATCGGCATCAGGAGGCAGCCCATGTCCAGGGACGAGATGGAGACGCTCAACCAGCGCTGGAGCTGGCTGGAGGAGTGGGTCGGTTCGCAGCCCTTCGACAAGGACGTGGCCGTCGACGTGGTCACCCACCcccacccgccgccgcctcgctccaGGGACTCCCTTGCCTGCCTCGAGGACGACGACGACCGCGATGACGACGGCTACGGCAGGCGGCTCGGCTACTCGTCCAGGCGGTCCTTCGGCCGCGCCAGGCGCACGCCAGGGAGGGGGAGCATCGACGATGGGCTGCAGGCCTGCTCGCCGGCAGTGGCTTTCCCGGGGTACATGGCGTCCACGGCGTCCGCCAAGGCCAAGTTCCGGTCCATGAGCACGCCCAAGGAGCGCTTCGCCGTGCCATCCGACGCATACTCGGAGCAGTGCTTCGCCGACCGCCTCATGTCACCCATCCCGTCCATGTCGCCGATGCCGTCCATCGCCAGCGACATGGGCTTTGCTCGCTCCAGCAGGCCGCCGGTTGCGCAGCGTTCGCCGCGCGTCAAGGGGGGACCGATGACGCCGTCGAGGATCCGCTCCAGGAGGTCCCCGAGCCGCCACAGCTTCGGCTCTGAAGCCGCGCTGCACCAGATCCAGATGGAGCACTACACCCCTATTCGCTAG